Proteins encoded by one window of Cloeon dipterum chromosome 2, ieCloDipt1.1, whole genome shotgun sequence:
- the LOC135937493 gene encoding activating signal cointegrator 1 complex subunit 2 homolog has translation MHRGGYHQAAQSAAPDDQTEANSATRPSSNSTVKNSGNVDTNDSAFIDVLLDMYLEYIDNKTPPKGPPSSELPDKQSFGTTNTLVQLGHRSSTAVSCQVPCSTIHQRTSHSADLTSMPGTHTQMRTYSAPDTYGRPHNNDSESEESSLFHLKKIVESIKVPNSMTGKSSIANQQLQAKQLQLQWAQKPKPQWAQQLQQLQQHWARQPQTLQPQTLQPQQQWAQQPQTLQPQTLHPQTLQPQTLQPQTLQPQTLQPQTLQPQQQWAQQPQHPQLQHRMLLSSSYQQQQQQQQLLHQEPPPPRHQDRQYAQPQPTPNYCYTPLQKPKPAPGHRLRTGLFLPAGNPPSYPGEAQQCNYPQDHGPQQQSRKRKLQTQPNEQLKNQKLSKEQDQPQQLQLQQHKKPPPPSYQQHQQLYHVQPTMDHPIRHHEALPQQQRHFPRTVQQEIWPQGWFSIKKDQFNANQQQPTPPSS, from the exons ATGCATCGTGGAGGCTACCACCAAGCAGCGCAGTCTGCCGCCCCGGACGACCAGACTGAGGCCAACTCGGCCACCAGACCCAGCTCCAACTCGACTGTCAAGAACTCTGGGAACGTGGATACAAATGATTCCGCGTTTATTGATGTATTGTTAGACATGTATTTGGAATACATCGATAACAAG ACACCGCCCAAGGGCCCACCTAGCTCGGAGCTGCCGGATAAGCAGTCCTTCGGGACAACCAACACACTGGTGCAGCTCGGCCACCGCTCGTCCACCGCTGTCTCATGCCAAGTGCCGTGTTCGACCATTCACCAGCGAACGTCTCACTCGGCCGATCTCACATCAATGCCGGGAACGCACACGCAAATGAGGACATACAGTGCGCCTGACACTTATGGACGTCCTCATAACAATGATTCGGAGTCGGAGGAGAGCTCACTcttccatttgaaaaaaatagtggAAAGCATAAAGGTg CCAAATAGCATGACTGGCAAATCTAGCATTGCCAACCAGCAGTTGCAGGCAAAGCAGCTGCAGCTGCAGTGGGCACAGAAGCCAAAGCCGCAGTGGGCACAGCAGCTACAGCAGCTACAGCAGCATTGGGCACGGCAGCCACAGACGCTGCAGCCACAGACGCTGCAGCCACAGCAGCAGTGGGCACAGCAGCCACAGACGCTGCAGCCACAGACGCTGCATCCACAGACGCTGCAGCCACAGACGCTGCAGCCACAGACGCTGCAGCCACAGACGCTGCAGCCACAGACGCTGCAGCCACAGCAGCAGTGGGCACAGCAGCCACAGCATCCACAGCTGCAGCATCGAATGCTGCTTTCCTCTAGttaccagcagcagcagcagcagcaacagctgCTACATCAAGAGCCGCCACCCCCTAGGCACCAGGACCGGCAATACGCTCAGCCACAGCCGACGCCGAACTACTGCTACACCCCCTTGCAGAAGCCAAAGCCTGCTCCTGGTCATAGGCTGCGAACGGGTCTTTTTCTGCCGGCCGGCAACCCGCCATCGTACCCTGGCGAGGCTCAACAGTGCAATTACCCTCAAGACCATGGCCCGCAGCAGCAGTCACGAAAACGGAAGCTGCAAACTCAACCAAATGAGCAGCTTAAAAACCAGAAGCTTTCAAAAGAGCAGGACCAACCGCAACAattgcagctgcagcagcataAAAAACCACCTCCCCCTAGTTaccagcagcaccagcagttGTACCATGTCCAGCCGACGATGGACCACCCCATCCGACACCATGAAGCCCTCCCCCAGCAACAGCGCCATTTTCCCCGGACTGTTCAGCAGGAGATCTGGCCCCAGGGTTGGTTCTCCATTAAGAAGGACCAGTTCAACGCAAATCAGCAGCAGCCGACGCCACCGAGCAGCTAG